One window from the genome of Hyalangium ruber encodes:
- a CDS encoding putative Ig domain-containing protein: MRPPRILALLLLALLFAPLEARPQGAPLLTPEQQLPGAQLPVELNRLSAAFDGTNFLLVWSDVRGSDPDIYGARISVAGELLAPGAFPISTAPGEQSFPDVAFNGTNFLVTWNDSRTGDASNIYGVLVSTAGAIRDPGQFKLSTGPSGTEKYVPSVDCVGSECLVIWSERRATTSWDILGVTVNASGTVTSAGDQVISGVNRGQYVPEVVRAGPGYVAAWSDQRDASAYGIYGVEVSATAQPATATGTDIEAQASSTYERPALVWDGTSTWAAWTNTLLNPSAPAIHLRGTPSSTQAVTFGEVTRNPALAFDGHWLWVAYEFELPNAEHGVNARRFDRNGLAVETAPFPLSGTDPGASVPHLASDGQGHVLVVYASHDLAAPHATTDRLIYRVATSLAPGAVCGGDAECSTGTCADGRCCDRRCDGVCETCRLAEGASADGVCGLATARVCRPAASTCDVAERCDGNQKGCPADVLAADETSCGTEAVCRAGGCQFLPPRFLALSRAQAVCGQAARYEGDTPPTVAGAGPYTFSVEGGPEGLTVEPSTGALRWVPERAAKGSHSAALRVTGPGGSAVETLSITVECPEPHDLRVACGCTGGGEGPWLLALSGLLAGAWRRRR, encoded by the coding sequence ATGCGCCCACCCCGCATCCTGGCCCTGCTCTTGCTCGCGCTGTTGTTCGCCCCGCTGGAGGCCAGACCCCAGGGTGCGCCCCTGCTCACGCCCGAGCAGCAGCTCCCCGGCGCTCAACTGCCCGTCGAGCTCAACCGCCTGTCCGCGGCCTTCGATGGCACGAACTTCCTGCTCGTCTGGTCCGACGTGCGCGGCAGCGATCCGGACATCTATGGCGCGCGCATCAGCGTCGCGGGGGAGCTGCTCGCGCCGGGGGCCTTCCCCATCTCCACCGCGCCGGGCGAGCAGAGCTTCCCGGACGTGGCCTTCAACGGCACGAACTTCCTGGTCACCTGGAACGACTCCCGCACCGGGGATGCCTCGAACATCTATGGGGTGCTCGTCTCCACCGCGGGCGCGATCCGGGACCCGGGACAGTTCAAGCTGTCCACGGGCCCCTCGGGGACGGAGAAGTACGTGCCCTCGGTGGACTGCGTGGGCTCGGAGTGCCTCGTCATCTGGAGCGAGCGCCGCGCCACCACCTCGTGGGACATCCTCGGGGTGACGGTGAACGCCAGCGGCACGGTGACGAGCGCCGGAGACCAGGTCATCTCCGGGGTGAACCGGGGGCAGTACGTCCCGGAGGTGGTCCGCGCGGGCCCAGGCTACGTCGCCGCCTGGAGCGACCAGCGCGACGCCTCCGCCTACGGCATCTACGGCGTCGAGGTGTCGGCCACGGCACAGCCGGCGACCGCCACGGGTACGGACATCGAGGCTCAGGCGAGCAGCACCTATGAGCGGCCCGCCCTGGTCTGGGATGGGACGAGCACGTGGGCGGCGTGGACCAACACGCTGCTCAACCCGAGCGCACCCGCAATCCACCTGCGCGGCACTCCCAGCTCGACGCAGGCGGTGACGTTTGGCGAAGTCACCCGGAACCCGGCGCTGGCCTTCGACGGCCACTGGCTGTGGGTGGCGTACGAGTTCGAGCTGCCCAACGCGGAGCACGGGGTGAACGCGCGCCGCTTCGACCGCAACGGGCTGGCGGTGGAGACGGCACCCTTCCCCTTGTCGGGGACGGATCCGGGGGCGAGCGTGCCGCACCTGGCCAGCGATGGGCAGGGGCACGTGCTGGTGGTCTACGCGAGCCACGACCTCGCCGCGCCGCATGCCACGACGGACCGCCTCATCTACCGGGTGGCGACCTCGCTGGCGCCCGGGGCGGTGTGCGGCGGGGACGCGGAGTGCTCCACCGGCACGTGCGCGGATGGGCGGTGCTGTGACCGGCGCTGCGACGGGGTCTGTGAGACGTGCCGGCTCGCGGAAGGCGCCTCGGCGGATGGGGTGTGTGGACTGGCCACGGCGCGGGTCTGCCGGCCGGCGGCCTCCACGTGCGATGTGGCGGAGCGCTGCGATGGAAATCAGAAGGGCTGTCCGGCGGACGTGTTGGCGGCGGATGAGACGAGCTGCGGCACGGAGGCGGTGTGCCGCGCCGGCGGTTGCCAGTTCCTGCCGCCTCGCTTCCTCGCGCTCTCGCGCGCCCAGGCCGTCTGCGGGCAGGCGGCGCGGTACGAGGGAGACACTCCGCCCACGGTGGCCGGCGCGGGCCCGTACACCTTCTCGGTGGAGGGAGGGCCCGAGGGCCTGACGGTGGAGCCCAGCACGGGCGCGCTGCGGTGGGTGCCGGAGCGCGCGGCGAAGGGGAGCCACAGCGCCGCGCTGCGCGTCACCGGCCCTGGAGGCTCGGCGGTGGAGACGCTGTCCATCACCGTGGAGTGCCCCGAGCCGCATGACCTGCGGGTGGCGTGTGGCTGCACCGGAGGGGGCGAGGGCCCGTGGCTGCTGGCGTTGTCCGGCCTGCTCGCGGGGGCCTGGCGGCGCCGGCGCTAG
- a CDS encoding Na+/H+ antiporter: MHFELAFVLIFSIATAVAIAARYFKFPYTVALVLAGLMLGMVHAFEPPHLTKELLFAIILPGLLFEAAFHVEFRKFWKNKLAIHSMAIPGVAASGALTALILSPGVQGLEFVQGFGFIHAMVFASVIVSTDPIAVVGLFKALGAPKRLAILVEGESLLNDGTAVVLFTLMVAVASGGQFTVGGATWNFIQVAGMGALIGGVVGFAVAQVIQRVDDAMVEITLTVIAAYGSFVVAEHFHFSGVIATVVAGMLCGNWAAHLGMSPTTRVAVESFWEYLAFALNSVVFLLIGLEVKVGSLLASWKPILLAYVAVLVGRAVVVYGVSALLRLTSERVPWSWSAVLTWSGLRGAISMVLVLGLPADFPFRELLVNMTFGVVVLSIIVQGLTMAPFLKWLGITGQKDVYQEQYELARGRLGAIHAALTSLESMRRVRDIPIDVLEPLERDYQQKAATVEKELTDLKQQSARFHEEEHQEVVRRMLIVEKDSLFASYQKGAIGKEAFEHLCAELDERLAQAKSAEAHVPLEDASSEPKVSGA, from the coding sequence ATGCACTTCGAACTGGCCTTCGTGCTGATCTTCTCCATCGCGACGGCGGTGGCGATCGCGGCGCGCTACTTCAAATTCCCCTACACGGTGGCCCTGGTGCTGGCGGGACTCATGCTCGGCATGGTTCACGCCTTCGAGCCTCCCCATCTCACCAAGGAGCTGCTGTTCGCCATCATCCTGCCGGGGCTGCTGTTCGAGGCGGCCTTCCACGTCGAGTTCCGCAAGTTCTGGAAGAACAAGCTGGCCATCCACTCGATGGCGATTCCCGGGGTGGCGGCCTCGGGGGCGCTGACGGCGCTCATCCTCTCCCCTGGGGTGCAGGGGTTGGAGTTCGTGCAGGGCTTTGGCTTCATCCACGCGATGGTGTTCGCCTCGGTCATCGTCTCGACGGACCCCATCGCGGTGGTGGGGCTCTTCAAGGCGCTGGGTGCGCCCAAGCGGCTGGCGATCCTCGTGGAGGGCGAGAGCCTGCTCAATGACGGAACCGCCGTGGTGCTCTTCACGCTCATGGTGGCGGTGGCCTCTGGCGGCCAGTTCACGGTGGGCGGGGCGACGTGGAACTTCATCCAGGTAGCGGGCATGGGCGCGCTCATCGGCGGGGTGGTGGGCTTCGCCGTGGCCCAGGTCATCCAGCGGGTGGACGACGCGATGGTGGAGATCACCCTCACGGTCATCGCCGCCTACGGCTCCTTCGTGGTGGCCGAGCACTTCCACTTCTCGGGCGTTATCGCCACGGTGGTGGCGGGGATGTTGTGTGGCAACTGGGCGGCGCACCTGGGCATGAGCCCCACCACGCGCGTGGCGGTGGAGAGCTTCTGGGAGTACCTGGCCTTCGCGCTCAACTCGGTGGTGTTCCTGCTCATCGGGTTGGAGGTGAAGGTGGGCTCGCTGCTGGCCTCGTGGAAGCCGATCCTCCTGGCGTACGTGGCGGTGCTGGTGGGGCGCGCGGTGGTGGTCTACGGCGTATCGGCGCTGCTGCGCCTCACGTCCGAGCGCGTGCCCTGGAGCTGGAGCGCGGTGCTCACCTGGAGCGGATTGCGCGGGGCCATCTCCATGGTGCTGGTGCTGGGCTTGCCGGCGGACTTTCCGTTCCGCGAGCTGCTGGTGAACATGACGTTCGGAGTGGTGGTGCTCTCCATCATCGTCCAGGGGCTCACCATGGCGCCCTTCCTGAAGTGGCTGGGCATCACCGGCCAGAAGGACGTCTACCAGGAGCAGTACGAGCTGGCGCGAGGCCGGCTGGGGGCGATCCACGCCGCGCTGACGTCGCTGGAGAGCATGCGCCGCGTGCGCGACATCCCCATCGACGTGCTGGAGCCGCTGGAGCGGGACTACCAGCAGAAGGCGGCCACGGTGGAGAAGGAGCTCACCGACCTCAAGCAGCAGTCGGCGCGCTTCCACGAGGAGGAGCACCAGGAGGTGGTGCGGCGCATGCTCATCGTGGAGAAGGACTCGCTCTTCGCCTCGTACCAGAAGGGAGCCATCGGCAAGGAGGCCTTCGAGCACCTGTGCGCGGAGCTGGATGAGCGGCTCGCGCAGGCCAAGAGCGCGGAGGCGCACGTCCCCTTGGAGGACGCATCCTCCGAGCCGAAGGTGTCCGGGGCGTGA
- the kaiC gene encoding circadian clock protein KaiC: MSPVVKVATGISGLDRITQGGLPKGRTTLITGKSGAAKSVLALQLAGHFARSGMKTVVFAVEETPSDLIESGDSLGFGLSELVAQGQLRFADLTHPADSATVVTGDYDITAMLHRVEAAAKEFGAQALILDSATALFSPKPSEERLRSHFFHLIDSFRKYQLTAVVTAEAPDDYGPRTTLGVEDFVCDVVLVLRNLIDSERRRRTIEVHKYRRSGHQKGEYPCTVSARGLMVFPFGAPASQERLQNERFSSGFEGLDSMMNGGWLRDSITMLRGPAGSGKTTMAGMYARAGAQRGERVAYYGFEETKPMLMRNFSNIGMPMEEFTQAGTLLLECRYPEATSPEDLLVELRQSLEEFRPSLIVLDSISSVAHSTSTRGFRQFMVGFASLVREHNRSALLTQTINDVKEDERTAPFLSTIADAIISLDYHRHGKKLERTINVTKMRGSAHSDDAFRLMIRPGGLGVSELE, translated from the coding sequence ATGAGTCCAGTGGTGAAGGTGGCGACGGGAATCTCCGGGTTGGATCGCATCACCCAGGGAGGACTGCCCAAGGGACGCACCACCCTCATCACCGGCAAGAGCGGCGCGGCCAAGAGCGTGCTGGCCCTGCAGCTGGCCGGCCACTTCGCCCGCTCGGGGATGAAGACGGTGGTGTTCGCGGTGGAGGAGACGCCCTCGGACCTGATCGAGTCCGGAGACAGCCTGGGCTTCGGGCTGTCGGAGCTGGTGGCCCAGGGTCAGCTGCGGTTCGCCGACCTGACGCACCCGGCGGACAGCGCCACCGTCGTCACGGGCGACTATGACATCACCGCGATGCTCCACCGCGTGGAGGCGGCGGCCAAGGAGTTCGGCGCCCAGGCGCTCATCCTCGACTCGGCCACGGCGCTGTTCAGCCCGAAGCCTTCCGAGGAGCGGCTGCGCAGCCACTTCTTCCATCTCATCGACTCGTTCCGGAAGTACCAGCTCACGGCGGTGGTGACCGCCGAGGCGCCCGACGACTACGGCCCGCGCACCACGCTGGGGGTGGAGGACTTCGTCTGCGACGTGGTGCTCGTGCTGCGCAACCTCATCGACAGCGAGCGCCGGCGACGCACCATCGAGGTCCACAAGTACCGGCGCAGCGGTCACCAGAAGGGCGAATACCCCTGCACCGTCAGCGCGCGGGGGCTCATGGTGTTCCCCTTCGGCGCGCCGGCGTCCCAGGAGCGGCTGCAGAACGAGCGGTTCTCCAGCGGGTTCGAGGGCCTGGACTCGATGATGAACGGCGGCTGGCTGCGCGACTCCATCACCATGCTGAGGGGCCCTGCCGGCAGCGGGAAGACGACGATGGCGGGCATGTACGCGCGGGCCGGCGCGCAGCGTGGCGAGCGCGTGGCGTACTACGGCTTCGAGGAGACCAAGCCGATGCTGATGCGCAACTTCTCCAACATCGGCATGCCCATGGAGGAGTTCACGCAGGCGGGCACGCTCCTGCTGGAGTGCCGCTACCCGGAGGCCACCAGCCCAGAGGACCTGCTGGTGGAGCTGCGCCAGAGCCTGGAGGAGTTCCGGCCCTCGCTCATCGTCCTGGACAGCATCTCCTCGGTGGCGCACTCCACCTCCACGCGAGGCTTCCGCCAGTTCATGGTCGGCTTCGCCTCGCTGGTGCGCGAGCACAACCGCAGTGCGCTGCTCACGCAGACCATCAATGACGTGAAGGAGGACGAGCGCACCGCGCCCTTCCTCTCCACCATCGCCGACGCCATCATCTCGCTCGACTACCACCGCCACGGCAAGAAGCTCGAGCGGACCATCAACGTGACGAAGATGCGCGGCTCGGCCCACTCGGATGATGCCTTCCGGCTGATGATCCGCCCGGGAGGGCTGGGCGTCTCCGAGCTGGAGTGA
- a CDS encoding 5'-3' exonuclease, which yields MRLHLVDGTYELFRAHFSPRPGHNAPDGQDVKATAGIMSSLLALLHDKDEAVSHLAVAFDNPIRSFRNDLFAGYKTEEGVPPELLAQFDLAEEAVRALGVTVWSMKNHEADDALSTAAARWASKVQQVRLLTPDKDLGQCVRGKKVVQVDRRQEKEIDEDGVRAKFGVPPKSIPDLLALVGDDADGIPGLHGFGEKGASALLAAYGHLEAIPEDAAKWTVRPRGADKLAATLREHRKDALLYRKLATVVTDAPLKESLEDLEWAGVPRAPFEAMCDRLGLTTLKSRPKRWAAV from the coding sequence ATGCGCCTGCACCTCGTCGACGGTACCTATGAGCTGTTCCGCGCCCACTTCTCCCCCCGCCCGGGCCACAACGCTCCGGACGGGCAGGACGTGAAGGCGACAGCGGGAATCATGTCCTCGCTGCTCGCCCTGCTGCACGACAAGGACGAGGCGGTGAGCCACCTCGCCGTCGCCTTCGACAACCCCATCCGCTCGTTCCGCAACGACCTCTTCGCGGGCTACAAGACCGAGGAGGGCGTCCCCCCGGAGCTGCTCGCCCAGTTCGATCTGGCCGAGGAAGCCGTGCGCGCGCTCGGCGTCACCGTCTGGTCCATGAAGAACCACGAGGCCGACGACGCCCTGTCCACCGCCGCCGCGCGCTGGGCCTCCAAGGTCCAGCAGGTGCGGCTGCTCACCCCGGACAAGGACCTGGGCCAGTGCGTGCGCGGCAAGAAGGTCGTTCAGGTGGACCGGCGCCAGGAGAAGGAGATCGACGAGGACGGCGTCCGCGCCAAGTTCGGAGTGCCGCCGAAGAGCATCCCGGACCTGCTGGCGCTGGTGGGCGATGACGCGGATGGGATTCCAGGCCTGCACGGCTTCGGTGAGAAGGGCGCCTCGGCGCTGCTCGCCGCCTACGGCCATCTGGAGGCCATCCCCGAGGATGCCGCCAAGTGGACGGTGCGCCCACGCGGCGCGGACAAGCTGGCGGCCACCTTGCGCGAGCACCGCAAGGACGCCCTGCTGTACCGCAAGCTCGCCACCGTGGTGACGGATGCGCCCTTGAAGGAGTCCCTGGAGGATCTCGAGTGGGCCGGCGTCCCGCGTGCTCCCTTCGAGGCCATGTGCGACCGCCTCGGGCTCACCACCCTCAAGTCCCGCCCCAAGCGCTGGGCCGCTGTCTGA
- a CDS encoding group II truncated hemoglobin → MSTQLKTPPSDDWLPSLEDTPFQRIGGEEAVHALVGAFYDAMDAHEPALARLHVLDADGKVDRGTRERFGLFLIGWLGGPQHYSERHGHPRLRMRHGHVPVDTGARDAWLRSMQRALDARGVTGGLRRFLEERFNQTADFLRNTEG, encoded by the coding sequence ATGTCCACTCAGCTCAAGACACCTCCCTCGGACGACTGGCTCCCCTCGCTGGAGGACACCCCCTTCCAGCGCATCGGAGGCGAGGAGGCCGTGCATGCCCTCGTGGGGGCTTTCTACGACGCCATGGATGCACACGAGCCCGCGCTCGCTCGCCTGCACGTGCTGGATGCGGACGGCAAGGTGGATCGCGGCACGCGCGAGCGCTTCGGCCTGTTCCTCATCGGCTGGCTGGGCGGCCCCCAGCACTACAGCGAGCGCCACGGCCATCCGCGCCTGCGCATGCGCCACGGCCATGTCCCCGTGGACACGGGCGCGCGTGATGCGTGGCTGCGCTCCATGCAGCGGGCGTTGGATGCGCGCGGCGTGACGGGCGGGCTGCGTCGCTTCCTCGAGGAGCGCTTCAACCAGACCGCCGACTTCCTCCGCAACACCGAGGGCTAG
- a CDS encoding GNAT family N-acetyltransferase, producing the protein MSTDTTPVLLTTDRLHLAMLPPDAAGRVLAYHQVNEEHLGPVSPARPPTFFTLMYWRTRLAQDREDLRNDLALRLYLLPREQPLSSAPIIGTVSFTNIRRGPLQACELGYGLDFRYEGKGMMTEALRTACAHVFSAMGMHRIQANHLPENLRSAAVLRRLNFAVEGYARDYLMINGQWRDHVLTSLVAPRDSDPSGE; encoded by the coding sequence ATGTCCACCGACACGACTCCCGTCCTGCTGACGACCGATCGGCTGCACCTGGCGATGCTGCCGCCGGATGCGGCCGGGCGCGTGCTGGCCTACCACCAGGTCAACGAGGAGCACCTGGGCCCCGTCTCCCCCGCGCGTCCGCCTACCTTCTTCACGCTGATGTACTGGCGGACGCGGCTGGCGCAGGACCGGGAGGACCTGCGCAATGACCTGGCGCTGCGGCTGTACCTGCTGCCGCGCGAGCAGCCGCTGAGCTCGGCGCCGATCATCGGCACGGTGAGCTTCACCAATATCCGCCGGGGTCCGCTGCAGGCGTGCGAGCTGGGCTACGGGCTCGACTTCCGCTACGAGGGCAAGGGGATGATGACGGAGGCGCTGCGCACAGCGTGCGCCCATGTCTTCAGCGCCATGGGGATGCACCGCATCCAGGCCAACCACCTGCCGGAGAACCTGCGCAGCGCAGCGGTGCTGCGCCGGCTGAACTTCGCCGTGGAGGGCTACGCCCGCGACTACCTGATGATCAACGGGCAATGGAGGGACCACGTCCTCACATCGCTCGTGGCCCCCAGGGACTCGGACCCAAGCGGGGAGTAG
- a CDS encoding MBOAT family O-acyltransferase codes for MLFNSHVFLFAFLPLALLVYFGLGHRGHTRGALFSLMAASLVFYGWWSAGYVLLLVASLSFDYLLGARIARLAAVDKPRARRLLIVGLTIDLGLLAYFKYSGFLVENVQALLGTHWHYTPPVLPLAISFYTFQQVAYLVDCYRTAEREPSPLRYGLFVTFFPHEIAGPLVNHREMLPQFAEPDVARARTERITVGLICFFRGLFKKVAVADVVAQFANPVFAAAGRGEAIGLVDGWVGAVAYSLQLYFDFSGYSDMAIGLAWMFNIRLPLNFDTPYRSASIVEFWRRWHISLSRFLRDYLYVALGGNRKGRVRRYVNLMLTMVLGGLWHGAGWNFLLWGALHGSYLVLTHAWTAARERLDLAPLGQEGRWTRPLSIAATYVAVVVAWVFFRAETLDGALGVLKGMAGLSSHASSGLAFRAVWNDDLSSFFRAATKTAILFAALPVVFLSTGLHRWMGPYNPALIGESAQPLPAIRWGWQPSPGQVLACAAMAAVAILRLSEVSEFIYYNF; via the coding sequence ATGCTCTTCAACTCCCACGTCTTCCTCTTCGCCTTCCTGCCCCTGGCGCTGCTCGTCTATTTCGGGCTGGGGCACCGGGGCCACACGCGCGGCGCCCTGTTCTCGCTGATGGCCGCCTCGCTCGTCTTCTACGGGTGGTGGAGCGCGGGCTACGTGCTGCTGCTGGTGGCCTCGCTGTCCTTCGACTACCTGCTGGGCGCACGCATCGCCCGGCTGGCCGCCGTGGACAAGCCCCGCGCGCGGCGGTTGCTGATCGTCGGCCTCACCATCGACCTGGGGCTGCTGGCCTACTTCAAATACTCGGGCTTCCTGGTGGAGAACGTCCAAGCGCTGCTCGGCACGCACTGGCACTACACGCCTCCCGTGCTGCCGCTGGCCATCTCCTTCTATACCTTCCAGCAGGTCGCCTATCTGGTGGACTGCTACCGCACCGCCGAGCGCGAGCCGAGCCCTCTGCGCTATGGGCTGTTCGTCACCTTCTTTCCGCATGAGATCGCCGGCCCCCTGGTGAACCACCGGGAGATGCTGCCCCAGTTCGCCGAGCCGGACGTGGCGCGCGCTCGCACTGAGCGCATCACCGTAGGGCTCATCTGCTTCTTCCGCGGACTCTTCAAGAAGGTGGCGGTGGCCGACGTCGTCGCCCAGTTCGCCAACCCCGTCTTCGCCGCCGCCGGCCGGGGCGAGGCCATCGGCTTGGTGGATGGCTGGGTGGGCGCCGTCGCCTACTCGCTGCAGCTCTACTTCGACTTCTCCGGCTACTCGGACATGGCCATCGGCCTGGCGTGGATGTTCAACATCCGCCTGCCGCTCAACTTCGACACGCCCTACCGCTCGGCGAGCATCGTCGAGTTCTGGCGCCGCTGGCACATCTCACTCTCGCGCTTCCTGCGCGACTACCTCTATGTGGCGCTGGGCGGCAACCGGAAGGGGCGCGTCCGCCGCTACGTCAACCTGATGCTCACCATGGTGCTGGGCGGGCTGTGGCACGGCGCCGGGTGGAACTTCCTGCTCTGGGGTGCGCTGCACGGCAGCTACCTCGTGCTCACCCATGCGTGGACCGCCGCGCGTGAACGGCTGGACCTCGCCCCGCTCGGGCAGGAGGGCCGGTGGACGCGGCCGCTCTCCATCGCGGCCACCTATGTGGCGGTGGTGGTGGCTTGGGTCTTCTTCCGCGCGGAGACCTTGGATGGAGCGCTCGGCGTGCTCAAGGGCATGGCGGGCCTGTCGAGCCATGCCTCCTCGGGGCTCGCCTTCCGCGCGGTGTGGAACGATGACCTGTCCAGCTTCTTCCGGGCAGCGACGAAGACGGCCATCCTCTTCGCGGCGCTGCCCGTGGTGTTCCTGTCCACCGGCCTGCACCGCTGGATGGGGCCGTACAACCCCGCGCTCATCGGGGAGTCCGCCCAGCCGCTCCCGGCGATACGCTGGGGCTGGCAACCCTCGCCCGGACAGGTGCTCGCCTGCGCCGCGATGGCCGCGGTGGCCATCCTGCGCCTGAGCGAAGTGAGCGAGTTCATCTATTACAACTTCTAG
- a CDS encoding OmpA family protein, which produces MHRWKQRMWGLGAAAALLAGCAAHGPPPRELLDARAAYQRVSTSTAVRTESSNEVTEAWHALLEAEREYDRNKDSARTRSLAYIALRKAQLAEARASIAVAERQRALAAQALRETQEAQRQRALGELEAAQQQLAEARRMRDEAARLAQARQLQAEAARLQAEARRQQEETERLAAEERQRQEAQQRLAQAETQLEAERRAREEAEARASEALTELARAGEVQVQEDARGTVLTLSGSVLFASGAAELLPSARNRLSEVADALKQSDNQLTIEGHTDAQGPDGFNEELSLRRAERVRDYLVSQGVSSDRVSVRGLGEYRPVASNSTAEGRANNRRVEIVLQRAPGDDAPTGIGGSGKVRER; this is translated from the coding sequence ATGCATCGGTGGAAGCAGCGCATGTGGGGCCTGGGTGCGGCGGCGGCGCTCCTGGCGGGGTGTGCCGCCCATGGCCCACCGCCCCGGGAGCTGCTCGACGCACGCGCGGCCTACCAGCGCGTGTCGACGAGCACGGCGGTGCGCACGGAGAGCTCGAACGAGGTGACGGAGGCGTGGCACGCCCTGCTCGAGGCCGAGCGCGAGTACGACCGGAACAAGGACTCGGCGAGGACGCGCTCGCTGGCCTATATCGCCCTGCGCAAGGCGCAGCTCGCCGAGGCGCGCGCGAGCATCGCCGTGGCCGAGCGGCAGCGGGCCCTGGCCGCCCAGGCCCTGCGCGAGACGCAAGAGGCCCAGCGTCAACGCGCCCTGGGGGAGCTGGAGGCCGCCCAGCAGCAGCTCGCCGAGGCGCGGCGGATGAGGGATGAGGCGGCGCGGCTGGCCCAGGCGCGACAGCTCCAGGCGGAGGCGGCCCGACTCCAGGCGGAGGCCCGTCGCCAGCAGGAGGAGACGGAGCGGCTGGCGGCCGAGGAGCGCCAACGCCAGGAGGCGCAGCAGCGGCTGGCCCAGGCCGAGACCCAGTTGGAGGCCGAGCGACGCGCGCGGGAGGAGGCGGAGGCTCGCGCTTCCGAGGCGCTCACCGAGCTGGCTCGCGCGGGCGAGGTGCAGGTGCAGGAGGACGCGCGCGGCACGGTGCTCACGCTCTCCGGCAGCGTGCTCTTCGCCTCGGGTGCGGCGGAGCTGCTGCCCTCGGCGCGTAACCGGCTCTCCGAGGTGGCCGATGCGCTGAAGCAGTCGGACAACCAGCTCACCATCGAGGGCCATACGGACGCGCAGGGTCCGGACGGCTTCAATGAGGAGCTGTCCCTGCGGCGCGCGGAGCGGGTGCGCGACTACCTCGTCTCCCAGGGCGTCTCCTCGGACCGCGTCTCGGTGCGCGGGCTGGGTGAGTACCGCCCGGTGGCGAGCAACTCCACCGCCGAGGGCCGCGCGAACAACCGCCGGGTGGAGATCGTCCTCCAGCGCGCTCCTGGGGATGACGCCCCCACGGGCATCGGCGGCAGTGGCAAGGTGCGGGAGCGCTGA
- a CDS encoding DUF4398 domain-containing protein: MRKTLLTVALALMASGCAAKRISAEVPAARRAESHAAIRAAEQSGAGQVPEAATYLAFAQQQAAEAERLISQGHNDAAELQLRQASADAQLALMLARAVPLENEARRLTDQANALRRSPR, translated from the coding sequence ATGCGAAAGACGCTCCTCACCGTGGCCCTGGCGCTGATGGCCTCGGGGTGCGCCGCGAAGCGAATCTCGGCGGAGGTGCCCGCGGCCCGCCGGGCGGAGTCCCATGCAGCCATCCGCGCGGCGGAGCAGAGCGGCGCGGGGCAGGTGCCCGAGGCGGCCACCTACCTCGCCTTCGCCCAGCAGCAGGCGGCCGAGGCCGAGCGGCTGATCAGCCAGGGCCACAACGACGCGGCGGAGCTCCAGCTGCGCCAAGCGTCCGCGGACGCGCAGCTGGCGCTGATGCTGGCCCGCGCGGTGCCGCTGGAGAACGAGGCCCGGAGGCTGACGGACCAGGCCAATGCCCTGCGGCGCAGCCCGCGGTGA